Proteins from a genomic interval of Osmia bicornis bicornis chromosome 11, iOsmBic2.1, whole genome shotgun sequence:
- the LOC114875995 gene encoding atypical protein kinase C isoform X1, with amino-acid sequence MAWGYWSATSVSDRGRSPRREKDKQQYQSLHQPQQQHHHQAETGVSQGMYGVQQVQGELGVSSSSVSTGSGVGGGAAVEEPPCSMMIQGGSFYSYSAATAAAAAAVGRRIPPAIEGPSTSSTGIQVLPRDRPIKSNTSTYPPSPSSDSAEYEQPIAGLRSECSPHNSPPDDIFVQAGSSSRIKLLCDKGIDDTSEVDLDEVVATEMMYATTNRAIGTSTCRVHGPCNPPPDSTDPIAPLIDDTIGSSQFWFNDITWVFPNVPPAPGMPCKGEDRSIYRRGARRWRKLYRVNGHIFQAKRFNRRAFCAFCQDRIWGLGRQGFKCIQCKLLVHKKCHKLVRKPCLSVHQLQQQQIPSTESQTIDRNGDQQQLDSVQCSPVAHLEDEISESPIIEEHSRNRTGSVEREELPLDTLNDADNSNDMQRQYSLNDFELIRVIGRGSYAKVLMVELKRTKRIYAMKVIKKALVTDDEDIDWVQTEKHVFETASNHPFLVGLHSCFQTPSRLFFVIEFVRGGDLMFHMQRQRRLPEEHARFYAAEISLALNFLHEKGIIYRDLKLDNVLLDHEGHVKLTDYGMCKEGVREGDTTATFCGTPNYIAPEILRGEDYSFSVDWWALGVLLYEMLAGRSPFDIAGALENPDQNTEDYLFQVILQKTIRIPRSLSVKAACVLKGFLCKDPAERLGCGKRPTAFLDIVSHPFFKAIDWEMLEQKQVTPPYKPRLDSDRDLANFPPEFTDEPVHLTPDDPRVIDKIDQSEFEGFEYVNPLLMSLEDCV; translated from the exons ATGGCGTGGGGATACTGGAGCGCAACGTCAGTCAGTGATCGGGGTCGGTCGCCCCGTCGCGAAAAGGACAAACAACAGTACCAGAGTTTGCATCAACCGCAGCAACAGCATCATCATCAGGCTGAAACAGGAGTATCGCAGGGGATGTACGGTGTTCAGCAAGTACAAGGTGAGCTCGGTgtcagctcctcctctgtgtcGACCGGGTCCGGTGTTGGCGGCGGTGCCGCAGTAGAGGAACCACCCTGCAGTATGATGATACAGGGTGGTTCCTTTTATTCCTATTCCGCGGCTACGGCTGCAGCTGCGGCTGCTGTTGGGCGTAGGATACCTCCTGCCATCGAAGGACCTTCCACCTCCTCAACGGGCATTCAAGTGCTACCAAGGGATCGACCGATCAAATCGAACACCAGCACCTATCCACCATCGCCTAGCAGCGATTCAGCGGAATACGAACAACCGATAGCTGGACTTAGAAGCGAATGCTCCCCTCATAACAGTCCTCCTGACGACATATTCGTGCAGGCTGGCTCTTCGTCTAGGATAAAGCTACTTTGCGACAAGGGAATCGACGATACATCCGAGGTCGATCTTGACGAGGTGGTGGCAACCGAGATGATGTACGCGACTACCAATCGTGCTATAGGGACTAGTACGTGTCGTGTACATGGGCCGTGTAATCCACCACCGGATTCTACCGATCCCATAGCACCCTTGATCGATGATACTATCGGATCTTCCCAATTTTGGTTCAACGACATCACCTGGG TTTTTCCTAATGTGCCGCCTGCACCAGGAATGCCCTGTAAGGGAGAAGACA gAAGCATCTACAGACGCGGCGCACGTAGATGGAGGAAGCTGTACCGAGTGAATGGTCATATATTTCAAGCGAAACGTTTCAATCGG CGAGCGTTTTGCGCGTTCTGCCAGGATCGAATTTGGGGACTAGGTCGGCAGGGGTTCAAGTGCATCCAGTGCAAGCTACTGGTTCACAAGAAATGTCACAAACTAGTTCGCAAACCATGCTTGAGTGTCCACCAACTTCAACAACAACAAATTCCAAGCACAGAGTCGCAAACGATCGACAGGAACGGCGATCAACAACAGCTTGATTCTGTGCAATGCAGCCCAGTAGCTCATCTAGAGGATGAGATTTCAGAGTCGCCGATCATCGAGGAGCATTCACGCAATC GAACCGGAAGTGTAGAAAGGGAGGAATTGCCGTTGGATACGTTAAATGATGCGGATAATTCAAATGATATGCAAAGGCAATACTCATTAAACGATTTCGAACTGATTAGGGTAATCGGTCGTGGTTCCTACGCGAAAGTTTTGATGGTAGAATTGAAGCGTACAAAAAGGATTTACGCGATGAAAGTGATCAAGAAAGCTCTAGTGACAGACGATGAAGATATAGATTGGGTTCAAACAGAGAAACACGTGTTCGAAACCGCTTCGAATCATCCTTTCCTTGTAGGACTTCACTCATGCTTTCAAACACCTTCTCGTCTGTTCTTCGTTATTGAATTTGTACGCGGCGGTGATCTTATGTTCCATATGCAAAGGCAACGCCGTCTTCCAGAGGAGCATGCTCGATTTTATGCAGCAGAAATTAGCCTCGCCTTAAATTTTTTACACGAGAAAG GTATCATATACAgagatttaaaattagacaaTGTGTTACTTGATCACGAGGGACACGTTAAACTGACTGATTATGGAATGTGCAAAGAAGGTGTACGAGAGGGTGATACAACAGCCACATTTTGTGGCACTCCAAATTATATTGCACCTGAAATATTACGGGGTGAAGATTACAGTTTCTCTGTAGATTGGTGGGCACTTGGAGTACTTTTGTATGAAATGCTTGCAGGTCGCAGTCCGTTTGATATTGCGGGCGCGTTAGAAAATCCAGACCAGAACACTGAAGATTATCTATTTCAAGttattttacagaaaacaatTCGTATACCAAGATCGTTGTCAGTTAAAGCAGCTTGCGTACTTAAAGGCTTCCTTTGCAAAGATCCTGCTGAAAGATTAGGCTGTGGAAAAAGGCCGACAGCTTTTCTTGATATTGTTTCCCATCCATTCTTCAAAGCAATTGATTGGGAAATG TTGGAGCAAAAACAAGTAACACCACCTTACAAGCCACGTTTAGATTCTGATCGTGACTTGGCCAATTTCCCACCAGAATTTACAGACGAACCAGTTCATCTGACACCGGATGATCC GAGGGTAATTGATAAGATTGATCAAAGTGAATTCGAAGGTTTCGAATACGTGAACCCGTTACTGATGTCTCTGGAAGACTGCGTGTGA
- the LOC114875941 gene encoding pre-mRNA-splicing factor CWC22 homolog: MKRSHSRRDRDDYERPKHHSRDDNHEKERERNRDRDRDRDRERDRERDRHYNDRYNRKNDQKRNYDAEESNTEYRSYKRQDLRRSKDYEKENKRKQEKDKVIDSEMGKKQETNAADEALERQNRTVELLTSRTGGAYIPPAKLRLMQAEITDKSGAAYQRIAWEALKKSIHGHINKVNISNIGLITRELLKENIVRGRGLLARSIIQAQAASPTFTSVYAALTAIINSKFPNIGELILKRLVIQFKRGFRRNDKPLCISSGTFIAHLVNQRVAHEILALEILTLLVETPTDDSVEVAIAFLKECGMKLTEVSRKGIEAIFEMLRNILHEGQLDKRVQYMIEVMFQVRKDGFKDHEAVPEELDLVEEENQFTHLVTLDEATDSQDILNVFKFDAEYVDNEDKYKQLSREILGSDVSGSESEEDDEEESSDEDSSTAVVEGKEDVIVDSTETNLTALRRTIYLTIHSSLDFEECAHKLMKMQLKPGQETELCHMFLDCCAEMRTYEKFFGLLAGRFCAINKIYVTPFEQIFRDSYHTIHRLDTNKLRNVSKFFAHLLFTDSISWEVLSCIKLTEEDTTSSNRIFIKILFQELSEYMGLSKLNLRVKDVTLQHAFEGLFPRDDPKNTRFAINFFTSIGLGGLTDDLREHLKSHPKPTIIPALEQKPESVSNSDDSSTSSSSTSSSSSSSSSSSSSSSDDSDISSDEQTKKEKKKMRKERKRKQNTKETKKKHKKKEKHKVKKAKTK; encoded by the coding sequence ATGAAGAGGTCACACTCTCGACGGGATAGAGATGATTATGAACGTCCTAAACATCATTCAAGAGATGATAATCATGAAAAGGAACGAGAACGTAATCGAGACCGAGACCGGGACCGGgatagagaaagagataggGAAAGAGATCGACATTATAATGATAgatataatagaaaaaatgatcagaaaagaaattatgaTGCTGAAGAATCAAATACAGAATATCGATCGTACAAACGACAAGATTTAAGAAGATCAAAAGattatgaaaaagaaaacaaaaggaaacaAGAAAAAGACAAAGTTATAGATTCAGAAATGGGgaagaaacaagaaacaaaTGCTGCTGACGAGGCATTAGAAAGACAAAATCGAACTGTCGAGTTATTAACATCAAGGACAGGTGGTGCTTATATTCCACCTGCAAAATTACGTTTGATGCAAGCTGAAATCACCGACAAATCTGGAGCTGCGTATCAACGTATTGCATGGGAAGCTCTTAAAAAATCTATACATGGTCATATTAACAAAGTTAATATTAGTAATATTGGACTTATTACTCGAGAACTTTTAAAAGAGAACATTGTTAGAGGTAGAGGTTTGCTTGCTCGATCTATTATTCAAGCTCAAGCAGCTTCGCCGACTTTTACATCTGTCTATGCAGCCCTCACAGCAATTATTAATTCTAAATTTCCCAATATCGGTGAATTAATACTGAAACGTCTTGTAATACAATTCAAACGTGGTTTTAGAAGAAATGACAAACCTCTTTGTATATCTTCGGGAACATTTATCGCACATTTAGTAAATCAAAGAGTAGCGCACGAGATCTTAGCTTTAGAAATTCTGACTTTGTTAGTAGAAACGCCAACAGATGATTCTGTAGAAGTGGCGATTGCATTTTTAAAAGAATGTGGAATGAAATTAACTGAAGTTTCCAGAAAGGGTATAGAAGCTATATTTGAAATGTTAAGAAATATATTACACGAAGGACAATTAGATAAAAGAGTACAGTATATGATCGAAGTCATGTTTCAAGTTCGAAAAGATGGTTTTAAAGATCATGAGGCTGTTCCAGAAGAACTTGATCTTGTGGAAGAAGAAAATCAATTTACTCATCTAGTGACGTTAGATGAAGCAACTGATTCCCAGGACATATtgaatgtttttaaatttgatgCAGAGTACGTAGATAATGAggataaatataaacaattgaGTAGAGAAATATTAGGTTCAGATGTGAGCGGTTCAGAAAGTGAAGAAGACGACGAAGAAGAATCCTCAGATGAAGACAGCAGCACTGCTGTAGTGGAAGGAAAGGAGGATGTGATTGTAGATAGCACAGAAACAAATTTAACAGCACTTAGAAGAACAATATATTTAACGATACATTCGTCGCTAGACTTTGAAGAATGTGCAcataaattgatgaaaatgcAATTAAAACCTGGCCAAGAAACTGAACTTTGTCATATGTTTCTAGATTGTTGTGCCGAAATGAGGacatatgaaaaattttttggGCTTTTAGCCGGCCGGTTTTGTGCCATTAATAAGATATATGTTACACCGTTCGAGCAAATATTTCGAGATTCATATCACACAATACATCGTTTAGATACAAATAAGTTACGTAATGTATCAAAGTTCTTTGCACATTTATTGTTTACTGATTCTATATCATGGGAAGTGTTATCTTGTATAAAATTAACCGAAGAAGATACTACAAGCTCTAATAGgatatttatcaaaattctaTTTCAAGAACTATCAGAGTATATGGGACTATCTAAATTGAATCTACGTGTTAAAGATGTTACATTACAACACGCATTCGAGGGTCTATTTCCCAGGGACGATCCAAAAAATACCCGATTTGCTATCAATTTTTTTACGTCCATCGGTTTGGGCGGACTTACGGACGACTTAAGAGAACATTTAAAATCTCATCCAAAACCCACAATAATACCAGCTCTGGAACAGAAACCTGAAAGTGTTTCAAATTCTGATGATTCTTCTACTTCTAGTTCAAGCACATCCTCGTCGtcctcttcttcatcttcatctAGTAGTTCAAGTTCAGATGATTCTGATATATCTTCAGATGAACAAacgaaaaaagagaaaaagaagatgagaaaagaaaggaaaagaaaacagaatACAAAAGAAACCAAAAAGAAGCataagaagaaagagaaacataAAGTGAAAAAAGCTAAAActaaataa
- the LOC114875995 gene encoding atypical protein kinase C isoform X2, protein MPTQTTENDDIRAKIVYNGEVQIMYITTGISLDTLREEVRSICEFDIAGPDQFTMKWVDDEGDPCRIASQQELDEALRLYELEKDTEIIIHVFPNVPPAPGMPCKGEDRSIYRRGARRWRKLYRVNGHIFQAKRFNRRAFCAFCQDRIWGLGRQGFKCIQCKLLVHKKCHKLVRKPCLSVHQLQQQQIPSTESQTIDRNGDQQQLDSVQCSPVAHLEDEISESPIIEEHSRNRTGSVEREELPLDTLNDADNSNDMQRQYSLNDFELIRVIGRGSYAKVLMVELKRTKRIYAMKVIKKALVTDDEDIDWVQTEKHVFETASNHPFLVGLHSCFQTPSRLFFVIEFVRGGDLMFHMQRQRRLPEEHARFYAAEISLALNFLHEKGIIYRDLKLDNVLLDHEGHVKLTDYGMCKEGVREGDTTATFCGTPNYIAPEILRGEDYSFSVDWWALGVLLYEMLAGRSPFDIAGALENPDQNTEDYLFQVILQKTIRIPRSLSVKAACVLKGFLCKDPAERLGCGKRPTAFLDIVSHPFFKAIDWEMLEQKQVTPPYKPRLDSDRDLANFPPEFTDEPVHLTPDDPRVIDKIDQSEFEGFEYVNPLLMSLEDCV, encoded by the exons ATGCCTACACAGACAACAGAAAATGATGATATTCGGgcaaaaattgtttataatgG GGAAGTGCAGATTATGTATATTACCACTGGAATTTCACTAGACACATTAAGGGAAGAAGTACGTTCAATATGTGAGTTTGATATTGCGGGACCAGATCAGTTTACAATGAAATGGGTTGATGATGAGGGTGACCCCTGCAGGATTGCTTCTCAACAGGAGCTGGATGAAGCATTACGCCTCTACGAACTAGAAAAGGATacagaaataattatacatG TTTTTCCTAATGTGCCGCCTGCACCAGGAATGCCCTGTAAGGGAGAAGACA gAAGCATCTACAGACGCGGCGCACGTAGATGGAGGAAGCTGTACCGAGTGAATGGTCATATATTTCAAGCGAAACGTTTCAATCGG CGAGCGTTTTGCGCGTTCTGCCAGGATCGAATTTGGGGACTAGGTCGGCAGGGGTTCAAGTGCATCCAGTGCAAGCTACTGGTTCACAAGAAATGTCACAAACTAGTTCGCAAACCATGCTTGAGTGTCCACCAACTTCAACAACAACAAATTCCAAGCACAGAGTCGCAAACGATCGACAGGAACGGCGATCAACAACAGCTTGATTCTGTGCAATGCAGCCCAGTAGCTCATCTAGAGGATGAGATTTCAGAGTCGCCGATCATCGAGGAGCATTCACGCAATC GAACCGGAAGTGTAGAAAGGGAGGAATTGCCGTTGGATACGTTAAATGATGCGGATAATTCAAATGATATGCAAAGGCAATACTCATTAAACGATTTCGAACTGATTAGGGTAATCGGTCGTGGTTCCTACGCGAAAGTTTTGATGGTAGAATTGAAGCGTACAAAAAGGATTTACGCGATGAAAGTGATCAAGAAAGCTCTAGTGACAGACGATGAAGATATAGATTGGGTTCAAACAGAGAAACACGTGTTCGAAACCGCTTCGAATCATCCTTTCCTTGTAGGACTTCACTCATGCTTTCAAACACCTTCTCGTCTGTTCTTCGTTATTGAATTTGTACGCGGCGGTGATCTTATGTTCCATATGCAAAGGCAACGCCGTCTTCCAGAGGAGCATGCTCGATTTTATGCAGCAGAAATTAGCCTCGCCTTAAATTTTTTACACGAGAAAG GTATCATATACAgagatttaaaattagacaaTGTGTTACTTGATCACGAGGGACACGTTAAACTGACTGATTATGGAATGTGCAAAGAAGGTGTACGAGAGGGTGATACAACAGCCACATTTTGTGGCACTCCAAATTATATTGCACCTGAAATATTACGGGGTGAAGATTACAGTTTCTCTGTAGATTGGTGGGCACTTGGAGTACTTTTGTATGAAATGCTTGCAGGTCGCAGTCCGTTTGATATTGCGGGCGCGTTAGAAAATCCAGACCAGAACACTGAAGATTATCTATTTCAAGttattttacagaaaacaatTCGTATACCAAGATCGTTGTCAGTTAAAGCAGCTTGCGTACTTAAAGGCTTCCTTTGCAAAGATCCTGCTGAAAGATTAGGCTGTGGAAAAAGGCCGACAGCTTTTCTTGATATTGTTTCCCATCCATTCTTCAAAGCAATTGATTGGGAAATG TTGGAGCAAAAACAAGTAACACCACCTTACAAGCCACGTTTAGATTCTGATCGTGACTTGGCCAATTTCCCACCAGAATTTACAGACGAACCAGTTCATCTGACACCGGATGATCC GAGGGTAATTGATAAGATTGATCAAAGTGAATTCGAAGGTTTCGAATACGTGAACCCGTTACTGATGTCTCTGGAAGACTGCGTGTGA